Genomic DNA from Candidatus Krumholzibacteriota bacterium:
ACAGGGATACATGGCTGATCGACATTGAGAAGACAGCCGGGCTGGTCGATGATTCCGTCAGAGCGGTGATCCCCGTCCATCTGTACGGTCATGTAGTCGATATAGAAGCTCTGAGAAAAGCTCTCCCGGACGATATGATCATAATCGAGGACTGCGCCCAGGCGCATGGAGCCCTTCTCGGCGAAAGAAAAGTCGGGACGATCGGAGATATCGGAGCCTTCAGTTTTTACCCTTCCAAGAACCTCTGCGCCCTTGGAGACGCCGGCGCCGTAGTCTCGGCGGACACGCAGTACCTGAAAAAAGCACGGGAGCTTCGTTTCTATGGCCAGGAAAGACGCGATCATCATACGTCGATAGGCAGAAACAGCAGGATCGATGAGATACAGGCGGCATTTCTTTCTGTAGAGATGGAATATATCGACAGATGGATATCGCGCCGGAGGGAGATAGCCGCCATATATGATTCTCAGCTTGACAGGGAGGTCTTTCGAAGGCCGATCGAGACTCCCGGCACAAGACCGTCATACCATCTTTATGTCATCAGGGTCGATGACAGGGAGAGATTCAGGAAGATCCTCGATGAGGACGGCATCGATACGGGAGTGCATTATCCGGTCCCTGTCCCTTTCCAGCCCGCCTATAGCGGGCTTGGAACCGTTCCTGGCGACCTGCCGAACGCCGAGTCGCTCGCTTCCGGTATCGTGTCGCTTCCAGTAGCTCCCCACCTTGATCAGAATGAAGTTGAGAGGGTAATAGAATCCTGCCGGCGATACGCCGGCTCGAAGGGATGACGATGAGACGCGGAAGTATCGTTGCTGTCATCATGATACTTGCTCTTGCCGCGAGGCTTCTTCTCGTACCATCAGGGCTCAGGCAGGCAGAGTCGAGGGGGATGGGGTATTACGACGAATATGGGGGAATAGCGAAAAACATCTCCGAAGGAAGAGGGTTCTCATACGACTGGTACGGCGAACTTCGTCCCACATCTATCCATTCGCCGGTCTATCCGTATCTGCTCGCGGCGATCTTTTCCCTTGCCGGGACGGGAAAAGGGGCTGTCTTCGCGATAATCATGGTAAATATCATCCTGTCGATGGTCCTTATCTATTTTCTCTTCAGGGCATCTGAGGCCCTGTTCGGCCCACTTGCCGGCATCGCAACGCTGATACTGGTCGCGTTCTATCCGGGCCAGATATACTATTCCGTCTCCGGATTACCGACGATCCTCTATACGTTGATCCTCTTTTCAGTGATCACCGCCGCGTGGAGGCTCAAAGAGAGACTCTCCACGGTCAACGCTCTTGTCTGGGGCGCCGCCATAGGGTTCTGCGCCCTTTCGTATTCGTTTGTGATGGCGCTCGCTCCGGTTCTCGCGATCTGGCTCTTTATCACTTCAGGCAGGCGACGGTTCGGGAGGTCGGCGGCGGTGATATCGATATCAGCCCTTACCGCCCTGATTATCCTTGCTCCGTGGACTGTCAGAAATTACCAGGTGCACAAGAGGTGGATCCCCGTCCGCGATCAATCGGGGACGAATCTATGGTGGGGGAACGGCCCCCAGGCTACCGGAGGGGTCAACGGGCTCATGGCCAATTCAGACAATCTCTTTACCGGGGAGATCACCGAAAAGCTTCATTCATTCGCCAACGAGGTAGACGGAGACAGATATATGAGGAAGCTTGCCGTCGATTTCATGAAAGAGAACCCGGGCAGGACAGCGCGGCTCTGGATGCACAAAATACTGATATTCTGGTGGTTCGATACAGGGCCGGTCGCGGCGGGATCGGGGATCGGCCGATTCCTGCCCGTCCTTAAGTTGCTTAAAGGGCTGCTGTTACTCCTGTCGGCCGGCGGATTCTTCATCCTTGTAAAGAGGCGCCCCGACCTCGCGTCTCTCGGGCTGGCGGTATGCGCCGTGATGACGATGGTGTTTATGATCTTCTTTTCAGGAAGACTGAGATATTTTACTCCCCTGGAGCCTGTCCTTTTCATGTCGGGAGGATATCTTGTCTATAATCTGCTCTCGCGGTTCGAATTCGCGAGAACCCTTGCGGAAAAGATCTGAATTTATTTGACCAAT
This window encodes:
- a CDS encoding DegT/DnrJ/EryC1/StrS family aminotransferase, which codes for MTGERSRVKLLDPARQFEPFIERLEQTAAKVIRSGWYLLGKETESFEKRFAGWLGVDDSVSCANGTDAIALALGSAGIGKGDRVITVPNTAFPTACGISMTGAEPLFADIDRDTWLIDIEKTAGLVDDSVRAVIPVHLYGHVVDIEALRKALPDDMIIIEDCAQAHGALLGERKVGTIGDIGAFSFYPSKNLCALGDAGAVVSADTQYLKKARELRFYGQERRDHHTSIGRNSRIDEIQAAFLSVEMEYIDRWISRRREIAAIYDSQLDREVFRRPIETPGTRPSYHLYVIRVDDRERFRKILDEDGIDTGVHYPVPVPFQPAYSGLGTVPGDLPNAESLASGIVSLPVAPHLDQNEVERVIESCRRYAGSKG
- a CDS encoding glycosyltransferase family 39 protein, which encodes MRRGSIVAVIMILALAARLLLVPSGLRQAESRGMGYYDEYGGIAKNISEGRGFSYDWYGELRPTSIHSPVYPYLLAAIFSLAGTGKGAVFAIIMVNIILSMVLIYFLFRASEALFGPLAGIATLILVAFYPGQIYYSVSGLPTILYTLILFSVITAAWRLKERLSTVNALVWGAAIGFCALSYSFVMALAPVLAIWLFITSGRRRFGRSAAVISISALTALIILAPWTVRNYQVHKRWIPVRDQSGTNLWWGNGPQATGGVNGLMANSDNLFTGEITEKLHSFANEVDGDRYMRKLAVDFMKENPGRTARLWMHKILIFWWFDTGPVAAGSGIGRFLPVLKLLKGLLLLLSAGGFFILVKRRPDLASLGLAVCAVMTMVFMIFFSGRLRYFTPLEPVLFMSGGYLVYNLLSRFEFARTLAEKI